Proteins encoded within one genomic window of Bacteroides sedimenti:
- the gcvT gene encoding glycine cleavage system aminomethyltransferase GcvT: MKTTPFTDKHIALGAKMHEFAGYNMPIEYSGIIDEHLTVCNGVGVFDVSHMGEFWVKGPNALAFLQKVTSNNVAALTIGKAQYTCFPNEEGGIVDDLLVYHYEPEKYLLVVNASNIEKDWNWCVSHNTVGAELENASDKMAQLAIQGPKAIEVLQKLTSVNLSEIPYYSFTTGEFAGQKNVIISNTGYTGAGGFELYFYPDCAMKIWDAIFETGAEFGIKPIGLGARDTLRLEMGFCLYGNDLNDSTSPIEAGLGWITKFVDGKDFTNRAFLEKQKTEGVSRKLIGFEMVDRGIPRHGYELVNAEGEKIGEVTSGTMSPTRKIGIGMGYVNSDYSKPGTEIFISIRGKGIKAVVVKPPFRK; the protein is encoded by the coding sequence ATGAAAACAACACCATTTACGGACAAACACATTGCTTTGGGTGCTAAAATGCACGAATTTGCAGGCTATAACATGCCTATTGAATATTCCGGGATTATTGATGAACACCTCACCGTTTGCAATGGGGTAGGTGTGTTCGACGTATCGCACATGGGAGAGTTCTGGGTAAAAGGACCAAATGCACTGGCCTTCTTGCAGAAAGTGACTTCGAATAACGTGGCGGCTCTGACCATAGGTAAGGCACAATACACCTGCTTCCCGAATGAAGAGGGTGGAATTGTGGACGATTTGCTGGTTTATCACTACGAACCTGAAAAATACCTGCTCGTGGTCAATGCGTCGAATATCGAGAAGGACTGGAATTGGTGTGTAAGTCACAATACTGTTGGTGCGGAACTGGAAAATGCATCCGACAAGATGGCTCAGCTGGCAATTCAAGGACCAAAAGCTATTGAGGTTTTGCAGAAACTGACATCGGTGAATCTTTCGGAGATTCCTTACTATTCGTTCACAACAGGCGAATTTGCCGGTCAGAAGAATGTGATTATCTCTAACACTGGATATACCGGTGCAGGAGGTTTCGAACTTTATTTCTATCCTGATTGTGCAATGAAAATCTGGGATGCAATCTTTGAAACCGGAGCTGAATTCGGTATCAAGCCAATTGGACTGGGAGCACGTGATACATTGCGCTTGGAGATGGGATTCTGCCTCTATGGTAACGACTTGAACGATTCTACTTCGCCAATCGAAGCTGGTCTTGGATGGATTACCAAGTTTGTAGATGGGAAGGACTTCACCAACCGTGCATTCCTGGAAAAACAAAAAACAGAAGGAGTGAGCCGTAAGCTGATTGGGTTTGAAATGGTTGACCGCGGAATTCCTCGTCATGGATATGAACTGGTAAATGCGGAAGGAGAGAAGATTGGAGAAGTAACTTCCGGCACCATGTCTCCAACTCGTAAGATTGGAATTGGCATGGGGTATGTAAATAGTGATTATTCAAAACCAGGAACTGAAATATTTATTAGTATCCGGGGCAAGGGCATTAAGGCTGTGGTGGTAAAACCGCCTTTCAGGAAATAA
- the pepT gene encoding peptidase T encodes MTLVERFFKYVSFDTQSDESTQVTPSTQKQMVFAEYLKIELEAMGLEEISLDENGYLFATLPSNIDKKVPTIGFIAHLDTSPDMSGKDVNPRIVEKYDGKDIVLCKEENIVLSPAQFPELLDHKGEDLVVTDGKTLLGADDKAGIAEIMTAIAYMQAHPEIKHGKIRIGFNPDEEIGEGAHKFDVEKFGCDWAYTMDGGEVGELEFENFNAASAKITFKGRNVHPGYAKNKMINSMRIANQFISMLPRLEAPEHTEGYEGFYHLIGVNGDVEQTLVSCIIRDHDRAKFEKRKVEVEGMVRRINSEHGEGTAILEMKDQYYNMREKIEPVMHVVDTAFAAMKAVGVEPKVRAIRGGTDGAQLSFKGLPCPNIFAGGLNFHGRFEFVPVQSMEKATKVIVKIAELVALK; translated from the coding sequence ATGACGTTAGTTGAAAGATTCTTTAAATACGTAAGCTTTGATACGCAATCGGACGAATCGACACAGGTTACTCCAAGTACTCAGAAACAGATGGTTTTTGCCGAATATCTGAAAATAGAATTGGAAGCGATGGGACTGGAAGAAATTTCGCTGGATGAGAATGGATATCTTTTTGCCACTCTTCCTTCAAATATCGATAAAAAAGTGCCTACCATCGGTTTTATTGCACACCTGGATACAAGTCCGGATATGAGTGGCAAGGACGTTAATCCCCGCATTGTTGAAAAGTACGACGGTAAGGATATTGTTCTTTGCAAAGAAGAGAATATTGTGCTCTCTCCGGCTCAGTTCCCGGAATTGCTCGACCATAAAGGGGAAGACCTGGTTGTTACCGATGGTAAAACTCTGTTGGGTGCAGATGATAAGGCGGGTATTGCGGAAATAATGACTGCTATTGCTTATATGCAGGCGCATCCCGAAATAAAGCATGGAAAAATTCGTATCGGATTCAATCCGGATGAAGAAATTGGTGAGGGTGCTCATAAGTTTGACGTTGAGAAATTTGGCTGCGACTGGGCCTATACCATGGATGGCGGAGAAGTGGGCGAACTGGAGTTTGAAAACTTCAATGCTGCTTCTGCCAAAATTACTTTCAAAGGACGTAACGTTCACCCGGGATATGCAAAGAACAAGATGATTAACTCCATGCGTATTGCCAACCAGTTTATTTCCATGCTGCCTCGTCTCGAAGCTCCTGAACACACTGAAGGGTACGAAGGGTTCTACCATCTGATTGGTGTGAATGGAGATGTGGAGCAAACGTTGGTTAGCTGCATTATCCGTGACCACGACCGAGCTAAGTTTGAGAAACGTAAGGTGGAAGTTGAGGGAATGGTTCGCAGAATCAACAGTGAACATGGTGAAGGAACTGCCATCCTTGAGATGAAAGACCAATACTATAACATGCGCGAAAAGATTGAACCGGTAATGCATGTTGTTGATACGGCTTTTGCTGCTATGAAAGCGGTTGGAGTGGAACCAAAGGTACGCGCTATCCGCGGAGGAACCGACGGTGCACAGCTTTCATTCAAGGGACTGCCTTGCCCTAACATCTTTGCCGGTGGGTTGAACTTCCACGGTCGTTTTGAGTTTGTTCCGGTTCAGTCCATGGAGAAAGCTACGAAAGTGATTGTTAAAATTGCAGAGCTGGTTGCTCTAAAATAA
- the eno gene encoding phosphopyruvate hydratase produces the protein MKIEKIVGREILDSRGNPTVEVDVILESGIVGRASVPSGASTGENEAIELRDGDKKRYLGKGVQKAVENINKVIAPKLVGQSALDQRRIDKIMIDLDGTKTKSKLGANAILGVSLAVAKAGAAYLDLPLYQYIGGVNTYVLPVPMMNIINGGSHSDAPIAFQEFMIRPIGAPSFKEGLRMGAEVFHALKKVLKDRGLSTAVGDEGGFAPTLEGTEDALNSIIAAIKAAGYEPGKDITIGLDCASSEFYHGGIYDYTKFEGAKGKKRTSKEQAEYLEELIKNFPIDSIEDGMSENDWEGWKLLTDKIGNKCQLVGDDLFVTNVDFLSKGIEKGCANSILIKVNQIGSLTETLNAIEMAHRHGYTTVTSHRSGETEDSTIADIAVATNSGQIKTGSLSRSDRMAKYNQLLRIEEELGDLAVYGYKRVK, from the coding sequence ATGAAAATAGAAAAAATTGTAGGAAGAGAAATTCTCGATTCAAGAGGTAACCCAACAGTTGAAGTAGATGTAATACTGGAATCTGGCATAGTAGGAAGAGCTTCGGTACCTTCGGGAGCATCTACCGGTGAGAATGAAGCTATCGAATTGCGCGATGGCGACAAGAAACGCTATCTAGGCAAGGGCGTGCAGAAAGCTGTTGAAAACATAAACAAGGTTATTGCCCCGAAACTGGTGGGACAATCGGCACTCGACCAAAGAAGAATAGATAAAATAATGATCGACCTGGATGGCACCAAAACCAAATCCAAACTGGGCGCAAATGCCATACTTGGAGTTTCACTGGCAGTGGCAAAAGCCGGAGCTGCCTATCTCGATCTTCCATTATACCAATACATCGGCGGTGTTAATACCTACGTATTACCGGTTCCGATGATGAACATCATCAACGGTGGTTCTCACTCCGACGCTCCTATCGCTTTTCAGGAATTCATGATTCGCCCCATCGGTGCACCGTCCTTCAAAGAAGGATTACGAATGGGTGCCGAAGTATTTCATGCATTGAAGAAAGTCCTTAAGGATCGTGGACTGAGTACTGCTGTTGGCGATGAAGGCGGATTTGCCCCGACATTGGAAGGCACAGAAGATGCGCTCAACTCAATTATTGCCGCCATCAAAGCTGCCGGTTACGAACCTGGAAAAGATATCACGATTGGTCTGGACTGCGCTTCTTCCGAATTCTATCATGGCGGAATCTATGATTACACCAAGTTCGAAGGAGCAAAAGGAAAGAAAAGGACCTCCAAGGAACAGGCTGAGTATCTGGAAGAATTGATTAAGAATTTCCCTATCGACTCTATCGAAGATGGTATGAGCGAAAACGACTGGGAAGGCTGGAAACTGCTGACTGATAAGATTGGTAATAAATGCCAGCTGGTGGGCGACGATTTGTTTGTTACCAATGTGGACTTCCTCTCCAAGGGTATTGAAAAAGGCTGTGCCAACTCCATTCTGATTAAAGTAAACCAGATTGGTTCTTTGACCGAGACGCTGAATGCAATCGAGATGGCTCACAGACATGGTTACACCACTGTAACTTCTCATCGTTCGGGAGAAACCGAAGATTCCACCATTGCCGATATCGCCGTGGCCACCAATTCCGGACAAATCAAGACCGGTTCTTTAAGCCGTTCGGACCGCATGGCCAAGTACAACCAGCTGCTCCGTATTGAAGAGGAACTGGGTGACCTAGCTGTTTATGGCTACAAACGGGTGAAATGA
- a CDS encoding RHS repeat domain-containing protein yields the protein MTFNQSGTIEQTNHYYPFGMTFGEVIENSDNRYKYNGKELDCMHGLNLYDYVARHYDAAVGKWGVIDPLAEK from the coding sequence GTGACGTTTAATCAGAGCGGAACCATTGAGCAGACCAATCACTATTACCCATTCGGTATGACATTTGGAGAAGTGATTGAAAATTCTGATAACAGGTATAAGTATAATGGCAAGGAGCTGGACTGCATGCACGGGCTGAATCTCTACGATTACGTTGCACGGCATTATGATGCTGCCGTTGGCAAATGGGGTGTGATCGATCCGTTGGCGGAGAAGTAG
- a CDS encoding NTF2 fold immunity protein, with product MKYMHVLLFVVLMSSSRKDPSKETSDVEGNISISKDWIKVDSAYAEFRSKNKDDFNLFEKYDVVTNEEDAAKIGEIILLSIYGQRIYQSRPYSVELRDGIWIIEGSLNADKGGTPYIEIRKRDCKIMKISHCK from the coding sequence ATGAAATATATGCATGTTTTATTATTTGTTGTTTTAATGAGTTCTTCACGTAAAGATCCTAGTAAAGAGACATCTGACGTAGAGGGGAATATCTCAATTTCTAAAGATTGGATTAAGGTTGATTCTGCTTATGCTGAATTTCGTTCAAAAAACAAAGACGACTTCAATCTTTTTGAAAAGTATGATGTTGTTACAAACGAAGAGGATGCAGCAAAAATTGGAGAAATCATATTGTTGTCAATTTATGGTCAGAGAATTTATCAATCTAGACCTTATAGTGTGGAGTTAAGAGATGGAATATGGATTATCGAAGGTAGCCTGAATGCTGATAAAGGAGGCACTCCATATATAGAAATTAGAAAAAGAGATTGCAAAATCATGAAAATCTCACATTGCAAGTAG
- a CDS encoding ankyrin repeat domain-containing protein: protein MSDFKENLKEAICCNDLNFLIANKKMYDINERFEDEDNDTLLLYSISYDKSNVYEFFLDNGANFNLVNDLGETIVHAIVYSGNLKRMKDILSKYNEIDINKQSKDGTTPLLLSILLDKFDIAKFLIIKGADVNVVDEDGFTPLHVAAESDDLELVQLLVQKGADLTKKTNKGNRPLALSVNSTNNNEIIKYLFHNIYS from the coding sequence ATGAGTGATTTCAAAGAGAATCTAAAAGAAGCTATCTGTTGTAATGATTTAAACTTTCTCATTGCTAACAAAAAAATGTATGACATTAATGAGAGATTTGAAGATGAAGATAACGATACCTTGCTCTTATATTCAATAAGTTACGATAAGTCTAACGTCTATGAGTTTTTCCTAGATAATGGTGCAAATTTTAATTTAGTAAATGATTTAGGTGAAACTATTGTTCACGCTATTGTTTATTCAGGAAACTTAAAACGTATGAAAGATATTTTAAGTAAATATAATGAAATAGATATAAATAAACAATCAAAAGATGGAACAACGCCTTTATTATTATCTATTTTATTAGATAAATTTGATATAGCGAAGTTCTTGATTATAAAGGGAGCTGATGTTAATGTTGTGGATGAAGATGGTTTTACTCCTCTGCATGTAGCTGCAGAAAGTGATGATTTGGAGTTAGTTCAACTTTTGGTTCAGAAAGGTGCTGATTTAACAAAAAAAACAAATAAAGGCAATCGGCCTTTGGCTTTAAGCGTAAATAGTACAAATAATAATGAGATTATAAAATATCTATTTCATAACATCTACAGTTGA
- a CDS encoding BT4734/BF3469 family protein translates to MKITQFRNDGKKETQRTIRLEAAIEGMKTETKSRPVSTMRHVLKYANPDATIPLIGKVPRLIFGGVFTRKGEQQVMTCYNGWVTLEVNNLTGHNEAAQIREKASRLPQTLLAFIGSSNKSVKIIVPFSLTDGTLPQTTRMAETFHAQAYRDAVNWYQPQLKREIALKKPSLDHSCRMSYDPALYFNPEAVSIRIEQPLSITPEPTYEERREAMNDPLQRLLPGLKRSQIISALFNTSLWDAIHATGKIDWEKDDTMPFLVRLAENCHRSGIPEEDAVKWTLLHSEMHKHELVIRTNFRNVYTMADKFGEKPCIPSSMTLVAQIEEFMQRRYQMRRNTVKGHVEYREVKSFYFDFRLLDKEARNSICINALAEGLPVWDADVKRYVESNHVPVYDPIEEYLLDLGSWDGQDRIRELADRVPCNNPRWRDLFYTWFLSMVAHWQQLNRNHANSTLPLLVGDQGCGKSTFCLNLLPPELREYYTDSVDFSKRRDVQLALNRYALINMDEFDSISPSYQGFIKHILQKTVVQTRLPHGSATLQLRRYATFIATCNNFDPLTDPTGSRRFICIEVDGVIDYQKPIDYRQLYAQAVAALRNQERYWFTREEEAYITESNSRFQQVIPEVETIHSYFRSPRGNEESEELTCSEILDRITARNPRFNCTRTTAMTLGRTLKKQFSCRRVHRGMVYRVVEIE, encoded by the coding sequence ATGAAGATAACACAATTCCGTAACGACGGCAAGAAAGAGACCCAACGCACCATCAGGCTGGAGGCTGCGATAGAGGGGATGAAGACAGAGACCAAAAGCAGACCGGTATCAACCATGCGACATGTGCTTAAGTATGCCAATCCGGATGCCACAATTCCCTTGATTGGCAAAGTTCCCCGACTGATATTCGGCGGAGTTTTCACCAGAAAGGGAGAACAACAGGTGATGACTTGCTACAACGGCTGGGTTACGCTGGAGGTAAACAACCTGACCGGACACAACGAGGCCGCCCAAATACGGGAAAAGGCATCCCGACTGCCGCAAACATTGCTGGCGTTTATCGGCTCGAGCAATAAGAGTGTGAAAATCATTGTTCCCTTTTCGTTGACAGACGGCACTTTGCCTCAAACCACACGAATGGCCGAAACCTTCCATGCGCAGGCTTATCGCGATGCAGTAAACTGGTATCAGCCACAATTGAAGCGCGAAATTGCGCTGAAAAAGCCATCGCTCGACCATAGCTGCCGCATGAGCTACGACCCCGCGCTCTACTTTAATCCCGAAGCGGTATCCATCCGCATTGAACAACCCCTGAGCATTACCCCCGAGCCAACATACGAGGAGCGGAGGGAGGCGATGAACGACCCGTTGCAGCGACTCTTGCCCGGGCTAAAACGGAGTCAGATTATTTCGGCGCTGTTCAACACGTCATTGTGGGATGCCATCCATGCTACAGGTAAGATAGATTGGGAAAAAGACGACACCATGCCTTTTCTGGTCAGGCTGGCCGAAAACTGCCATCGGTCGGGCATCCCTGAAGAGGATGCGGTGAAGTGGACTCTGCTGCACTCCGAAATGCATAAACACGAACTGGTGATACGCACAAACTTTCGGAATGTATATACGATGGCCGATAAATTCGGAGAAAAGCCCTGTATTCCTTCGTCCATGACCCTGGTGGCTCAGATAGAAGAATTTATGCAACGCAGATACCAGATGCGGCGCAATACGGTGAAGGGGCATGTGGAGTACCGGGAGGTGAAATCGTTTTATTTCGACTTCCGCCTCCTTGACAAAGAGGCAAGAAACAGTATCTGCATAAATGCGTTGGCCGAAGGGCTGCCTGTGTGGGATGCCGATGTGAAGCGGTATGTGGAGTCCAACCATGTGCCGGTGTACGACCCCATCGAAGAGTACTTGCTCGACCTGGGTAGCTGGGACGGGCAAGACCGGATTCGTGAGCTGGCCGACCGCGTGCCGTGCAACAATCCTCGCTGGCGCGATCTGTTTTATACCTGGTTCCTCTCCATGGTTGCGCATTGGCAACAACTTAACCGCAATCATGCAAACAGCACGCTACCTTTGTTGGTAGGCGACCAGGGGTGCGGTAAGTCCACCTTCTGCCTGAACCTGTTGCCACCCGAACTCCGGGAATACTATACCGACAGTGTCGATTTCAGTAAGCGGCGCGACGTTCAGCTTGCCCTGAATCGCTATGCCCTGATTAATATGGACGAGTTCGATTCCATCAGTCCTTCCTATCAGGGGTTTATCAAGCATATCCTGCAGAAAACAGTGGTGCAAACCCGTCTGCCTCACGGCAGTGCCACCCTGCAACTGCGCAGATACGCCACGTTTATCGCCACTTGTAATAATTTTGACCCGCTTACCGACCCCACCGGTAGCAGGCGTTTTATCTGTATCGAAGTAGATGGGGTGATTGATTATCAAAAGCCGATTGATTACCGGCAACTTTATGCACAGGCTGTCGCAGCCCTCCGCAATCAGGAACGTTATTGGTTTACCCGCGAAGAGGAAGCCTACATAACCGAAAGCAACAGCCGTTTTCAGCAGGTTATTCCCGAAGTGGAAACCATACATAGCTATTTCCGCAGCCCACGGGGCAATGAAGAGTCCGAAGAGCTTACCTGCAGCGAAATACTTGATCGTATTACTGCCCGAAATCCACGTTTCAACTGTACCCGTACCACTGCCATGACGCTTGGTCGCACCCTGAAAAAACAGTTTTCGTGCCGCCGCGTACACCGCGGGATGGTGTACAGGGTGGTGGAGATAGAATAA
- a CDS encoding HU family DNA-binding protein, protein MTDYVVRTKMDKSGDEEKVRYYGVPVTSGQVGVKELARDICSRCSLNAADVHAAVVALGDVMRNYLLKGNTVYLEDIGLFSISASSEGFDTPDECTPSKMKAQRVCFKADKGMRSILRKVKFQRSNRAVTKINKQIKKYEDNTIP, encoded by the coding sequence ATGACAGATTACGTTGTACGAACAAAAATGGATAAGAGTGGCGATGAAGAAAAAGTGCGCTATTATGGTGTGCCGGTCACTTCGGGGCAGGTAGGGGTTAAGGAATTGGCAAGAGACATCTGTAGCCGGTGTTCCCTTAATGCCGCCGATGTGCACGCAGCGGTCGTTGCGCTGGGAGATGTGATGAGGAACTATCTCTTGAAAGGGAATACGGTCTACCTGGAGGATATCGGACTGTTTTCCATCTCGGCCAGCAGTGAGGGGTTTGATACCCCCGACGAGTGCACCCCGTCAAAGATGAAAGCGCAACGTGTTTGCTTTAAAGCCGACAAAGGAATGCGCAGCATATTGCGTAAAGTCAAATTTCAGCGTTCAAACCGCGCAGTTACTAAAATTAATAAACAGATAAAAAAGTATGAAGATAACACAATTCCGTAA
- a CDS encoding Crp/Fnr family transcriptional regulator: protein MDTMYETLLQMPLFQGLGEDEITKIVGKVKLHFQKFKAGSVIFKKGDLCNQLVFLLKGELMIESDDLSGNFVLKEFSDVPGLIELHSLFGINTNYAFNYIAESDVDLITVDKLFILSELDKYEIFRMNFRNIISNRVQQLQEKLWSSSSECLETKLVDFLVNRCERPSGKKLLKIKMEDLALMIGETRLSVSKLLNNLEKDGLIILRRTEIEVPDLYQLKVWRDQFVESLTRPKEI from the coding sequence ATGGATACAATGTACGAGACCCTATTGCAGATGCCTCTTTTTCAAGGATTGGGCGAAGACGAAATTACTAAAATCGTCGGCAAGGTGAAGTTGCATTTCCAGAAATTCAAAGCCGGTAGTGTGATTTTTAAGAAAGGCGATCTTTGTAATCAGCTTGTTTTTTTGCTTAAAGGCGAATTGATGATCGAGTCGGATGACTTGAGCGGAAATTTTGTCCTGAAAGAATTCTCTGATGTTCCGGGTTTGATAGAACTCCACTCTCTTTTCGGAATCAATACTAATTATGCATTCAATTATATTGCTGAGTCGGACGTAGATTTGATTACCGTTGATAAATTATTTATTCTTTCCGAACTTGATAAATACGAGATATTCCGCATGAACTTCCGGAATATTATTTCCAATCGTGTTCAGCAGCTTCAGGAAAAGCTATGGAGCAGTTCAAGTGAATGCCTTGAAACAAAGCTGGTAGATTTTCTGGTAAATCGTTGCGAAAGACCTTCTGGTAAGAAACTGCTGAAAATTAAAATGGAAGATTTAGCATTGATGATTGGCGAAACCCGTCTTTCTGTCTCTAAATTACTGAATAACCTGGAAAAGGATGGTTTAATTATTCTTAGAAGAACTGAGATTGAAGTTCCCGATTTATATCAATTGAAAGTATGGAGAGATCAGTTCGTTGAATCGCTAACCAGACCGAAAGAAATTTAA
- a CDS encoding MarC family protein: protein MLEAFDFQEMISAFIVLFAVIDIIGSIPIIINLRQKGRDANATKATLYSAILLIGFFYAGDLMLRLFRVDIESFAVAGAVIIFLMALEMILDIEIFKNTGPIKEATLVPLVFPLLAGAGSFTTLLSLRAEYSSVNIMTALILNMIWVYVVLKMTVKIENFLGKGGIYVIRKFFGIILLAISVKLFMANITTLITNFQQGNL, encoded by the coding sequence ATGTTAGAAGCATTCGACTTTCAGGAGATGATTAGCGCATTTATTGTGCTTTTCGCTGTAATTGACATAATTGGATCGATTCCCATCATCATAAATCTTAGACAAAAAGGAAGAGATGCAAATGCCACAAAGGCAACCCTTTATTCTGCAATCTTATTAATTGGTTTCTTTTACGCTGGAGATTTGATGTTGCGTCTATTCAGGGTAGATATAGAATCGTTTGCAGTAGCAGGTGCAGTGATTATATTCTTAATGGCACTGGAAATGATTCTGGATATCGAGATATTTAAGAATACCGGGCCCATAAAAGAGGCCACTTTGGTCCCGCTTGTCTTCCCCCTGCTGGCAGGTGCAGGCTCATTCACCACTCTGCTGTCGCTCCGGGCCGAATATAGCAGCGTAAACATCATGACAGCCCTGATACTAAACATGATCTGGGTATATGTGGTTTTAAAGATGACAGTGAAGATAGAAAACTTTTTGGGGAAAGGCGGTATCTATGTAATACGGAAGTTTTTCGGGATTATTCTACTGGCCATATCCGTAAAGCTATTTATGGCAAACATCACCACTTTGATAACTAATTTTCAACAAGGGAATTTATAA
- a CDS encoding glycogen debranching enzyme N-terminal domain-containing protein has translation MSYLRFDKTLMINLEESLPREILRANRSGAYHCTTIVDCNTRKYHGLLVIPVPELGDENHVLLSSLDETVIQHGAEFNLGLHKYQGDNYCPRGHKYIREFDCENVPITTYRVGGVVLTKEKIFVHFENRILIKYTLVDAHSATTLRFRPLLAFRSVRNYTHENPYASQEYQEVENGIKTCMYPGYPELFMQLNKKADFHFEPCWYKGIEYTKEQERGYDFNEDLYVPGYFEVNIKKGESIVFSAGTTEFETANLKDTFEQEAYDRTPRDSFFHCLKNSAHQFHNKQGDRHYILAGYPWFKCRARDMFVSLPGLTLAIDEIDEFESAMETAQEAILDYINDRPLGCKIYEIDDPDVLLWAIWALQQYANATSPEQCKEKYGSLLKDIIEFIRKGKHDNLFLHENGLLYANGTEKAITWMNATANGYPVTPRSGYIVEVNSLWYNALRFVAELFKDETKDHSFFTDSLEELAEKAAKSFIEIFMNEHGYLMDYVNEQTADLSVRPNMIFTLAFEYSPLDKSQKKRILDFATRELLTPKGLRSLSPKSFGYNPNYVGPQIQRDYAYHQGTAWPWLMGFYLEAYLRIYGSSGVSFVERQLIGFEEEMTQHCIGSLPELFDGNPPFKGRGAVSFAMNVALILHILKLLARYY, from the coding sequence ATGAGTTATCTGCGTTTTGATAAAACTCTCATGATCAATCTTGAGGAATCTTTGCCAAGAGAAATTCTTCGGGCCAACAGATCGGGAGCCTATCATTGTACAACAATCGTTGATTGCAATACGAGAAAATATCATGGATTGCTTGTGATTCCCGTTCCGGAACTTGGCGATGAAAACCATGTATTGCTCTCATCGTTGGATGAAACCGTTATTCAGCATGGTGCAGAATTTAATCTTGGCCTGCATAAATACCAGGGAGACAATTATTGCCCGAGAGGACATAAATACATCCGCGAATTTGATTGCGAAAATGTGCCTATCACAACTTACCGTGTAGGCGGAGTGGTACTTACCAAAGAGAAAATATTTGTTCATTTTGAGAACAGAATACTGATTAAATACACTCTGGTAGATGCACACTCGGCAACTACCCTTCGCTTCAGGCCCCTACTGGCATTCAGAAGTGTAAGAAACTACACCCATGAGAATCCATATGCCAGCCAGGAATATCAGGAAGTTGAGAACGGAATAAAAACCTGTATGTACCCCGGATATCCGGAACTGTTTATGCAACTGAATAAAAAAGCGGATTTTCATTTCGAACCCTGCTGGTATAAGGGTATTGAATATACCAAAGAACAGGAACGAGGATATGATTTCAACGAAGATCTTTATGTGCCCGGATATTTTGAGGTAAACATAAAAAAAGGAGAAAGTATTGTCTTTTCTGCCGGAACCACCGAATTTGAAACAGCAAATCTGAAAGATACATTCGAGCAAGAGGCTTACGATAGAACACCACGAGACAGTTTTTTCCACTGTCTTAAAAATTCTGCGCACCAATTTCACAACAAGCAGGGAGACAGGCACTATATATTGGCAGGTTATCCCTGGTTTAAATGCAGAGCACGTGATATGTTCGTTTCTCTGCCGGGACTGACACTGGCCATTGACGAGATAGACGAATTTGAATCGGCTATGGAGACTGCACAGGAAGCCATTCTGGACTATATAAATGACCGACCTCTGGGATGCAAAATATATGAAATTGACGACCCGGACGTATTACTCTGGGCAATCTGGGCATTACAGCAATATGCCAATGCTACTTCGCCCGAGCAATGTAAAGAGAAATATGGCTCTCTGCTTAAGGATATCATCGAATTTATACGTAAAGGGAAGCATGACAATCTGTTTTTACACGAAAACGGATTACTCTATGCCAATGGAACCGAGAAAGCAATAACCTGGATGAATGCTACCGCCAACGGATATCCAGTAACACCCAGAAGCGGTTATATAGTGGAGGTGAATTCATTATGGTATAATGCACTTCGGTTTGTAGCCGAACTGTTTAAAGATGAAACAAAGGATCACTCCTTTTTTACAGACTCACTGGAGGAGCTGGCAGAAAAAGCGGCAAAATCATTCATTGAGATATTCATGAACGAACATGGCTACCTCATGGATTATGTAAACGAACAAACAGCCGACCTGAGTGTCAGACCAAACATGATATTCACATTGGCTTTTGAATATTCGCCACTCGACAAAAGTCAAAAGAAACGTATACTCGATTTTGCAACAAGAGAACTGCTTACTCCTAAAGGCTTGCGCTCGTTAAGTCCTAAGAGTTTTGGATATAACCCCAATTATGTAGGGCCGCAAATACAACGTGACTATGCTTATCATCAGGGAACCGCTTGGCCCTGGCTTATGGGATTTTATCTAGAAGCATACCTTCGAATTTACGGTTCAAGCGGAGTCTCTTTTGTTGAAAGACAACTTATTGGTTTCGAGGAAGAGATGACTCAGCACTGCATCGGATCATTACCGGAACTTTTTGATGGCAATCCGCCATTCAAAGGAAGAGGGGCTGTATCTTTCGCAATGAACGTTGCATTGATATTACATATTTTAAAGTTACTTGCCAGGTACTATTAA